A segment of the Acidobacteriota bacterium genome:
GCCGAGAGCGATGCGCACCGACCACCGGGCGAAGGTGTTCTCGGTGTTGGCGCCCCCAAGTGCTAAGTAGCCCCCGGGGAAGATTTTCAACGCGAGCGTGCTCTCGGACTCGTTCGACCCTCGAGGCGGCCGCTTCTCCCGCACGACCTTTCGCAGCTCAGGCGTCGTCCTGATCATGTCGCCCAGTCGTTCCTTCGACCAGGCTTCAGCGACTTGCGCCGTCGGCTGCACCACCAGCATCGCGCACGGGTCGTGCTCCATGTGGTAGCCGATGATGTTGCTGATGCCTTCGGAGCCGCCCGACTGGTGGCACTTCTTCAGGGCGATCACACGCGTGCCGGGCTCGTGAACGGCGTTCATGATGCCGCGCAGATACGGCACGGTGTCGGTGTTCCAGCGGCCGCCGCGCGCTGCGCTGGTTTCCGGCAGCCGGCGCCTGAGATCGGCCCACTGGCTGACCGTCAGTTCCGGCGGTGGCTGCGCCGCCTCGGACCACGAGCCGACGAGCTCGTCCGTCGGGTTCATGGCTGGACCTCGTCAACGATTGGCGGCGGCGACGCCGGTGCCTCTGGCACCGCGGCAGCTGGCGGCGGCGTGCTCGATGGCGTCGGCTTCTTTTTCTTCTTCGCCTTGCGTCGCTTTGGCTTCGTCGTCTCCACAGCCGGCGCAGCGTCTTCAACGTCGGCGAGGGTTTTCCAGCCGGCAATCTCGATGAGGATCTCGCGACAGATCGCCGCGACTTGCGGTTCCTGATCGCGGGTGATGAAACCGGCCTGCGTCATCCTGCGCGGAATGCCGCGGACCTTCGACGCCCACGCGGCGGTGTAGGCCTGGCCGGCGCGGGCCACTTCATCTCGAGGCAGCAGCTCCCCGGCCCGCCGCAGATTCTCGCGTTCAACTTTCTCGGTCTGCGCGCGCGTGAGACGAGCGCGTTCTTGCTCGAGCGACAGATTCGAGCTGAGCTTTGTGGCGTTCGTTCGCTCGCGCCACTCCTGAACCGCGGCCAGGTCGAACAGCGAAGCCTGCCCGCGGGGCATCTTCTTCGCGACCGGCATGCCGTCGCTTTCCCAGCGAGTGATCGTGCCCTTGTGCTGACCCAGTCGATCCGCGAGTTCCTGACGGGTCAACAGCGTCGGCGTTTCGGCCGCGCTGGTGCCCTGTTCTACAACTTCTTGGTTCTCAGAATCGGCCAAGGGCGGCGCTCACCACGTCGAGGAAATTGGGGCGTGTCTCACCAGACACACCACCCGTAACTACAACTAACAACTAGCCTTAGGGCGATCCTTGCGAATCAGATGCGCTGTGCGGCCCCGTCCACCCGCTGAGGTTTATTAACCACAGGGTCCCCCAAAGTTTTGGATCTACGGCCCATTGGATTCGCCGTGGCCGGCGGCCGGGTTGGCTGTCGACGGACGGATAGCCTCCTCCACCGATGGCAGCAACGACGCCAACAACTTGGCCACGCGTTCACGGTCGGTGTTGGTCAGCTCGCTGTGGGTGTGGCCATCGAGCGACCGCACTGACAGCGAGAACTTCAACGCGCCCTTCCCTTCACCACGACGATCGATTGAGATTTCCATCTGCTCATTCCCTTGGGTAGCGGCGCCTTCAATCCATTCGATTGCGTGGCGCAGATCATCAGCAGCATCTCGGGCGAGATCACCCGACGATGCGTAGTTGTTCTCGATGCCATCGAACATCGGGCAGCCGGCGGCATACCACGCCTGCCTGGCCTTGAGCGTTGATAGCAGTTCAACCTGGCGCCGTGCGCGTTCACTCATGACGGTTGATATGTTCATGTCGGGCGCACCACTCGTGGCGTCCAGGTCAGGGCGCCGCACTGGCACTTCATGCCTTCGAGCGGCATCTGGTTAGGGTCGGACTCGAGCGTCTCCCAGCGCCAGACGTGGTAGCACTTGATATTGCAGCGCTTGGGGTTCTCGGGCCGCCGGAACCGGGCAATCGTCACAACCTGAACGACGACGCGCCACACGTTCTTCGGTGGCCACACTGGCGCTCGGAATGTCACGAGCGCTCTACCTCGATGGCGTGGGTAATGTGCCAGCCACCGTCAGCTCGAGGAACGTAGTTCTTCGTGAGCCAAGGCACCAGTTGTTCTGACCACTGGGCGAGCGTGACGATGCCTCCCGTCTCTCGAATGGCGTTTACGTCAAAGATTCGAACCTCGTCGGCTCTATCGCGATGTTCGAGAATCTGGGCCGCGACCCAATGCGTCTGACGATAGCGGGCCGCGATCGGCACGCCTGCCTTCAGCCACGGGCCTTCCCATTGGATTCGGGCGAGACCAAACTTCGGCCAGCCATCCTGGACGCGAGCGTTGAGGCCCATTACGTGGACCTGATGACTACGGATCTGGCCACACTTGGCAGCCTCTCCGAGCGCCTGAAACATCATTCGAGGGTTCGTGTAGCGCTTCGAATCGAACCCATCCAGCCAAGGGCGAACCTGATCGGGCGTCAATCCGACAGCCACTGCTAGGGCGGCGGGGCCGCAGTTCATCCCCCAACGTTCCCAAGCGTCCTGTGCCTGGTCACGATCGAACACGGGCTGCAGT
Coding sequences within it:
- a CDS encoding terminase small subunit; translation: MADSENQEVVEQGTSAAETPTLLTRQELADRLGQHKGTITRWESDGMPVAKKMPRGQASLFDLAAVQEWRERTNATKLSSNLSLEQERARLTRAQTEKVERENLRRAGELLPRDEVARAGQAYTAAWASKVRGIPRRMTQAGFITRDQEPQVAAICREILIEIAGWKTLADVEDAAPAVETTKPKRRKAKKKKKPTPSSTPPPAAAVPEAPASPPPIVDEVQP